GCGCGGCGATGGCGTAGTCCCGCTCATCGTCGCGGAAGCCGAGCGCCTGGTTCGCCTCGACCGTGTCGAGCCCGGCATCCTGCAGCGAGTAGGCGCGGATCTTGTTTGTCAGGCCGATGCCCCGCCCTTCCTGTCTGAGATAGAGCAGCAATCCACACTCCTCGCCGCCGAGCGTGCGCATCGACTCCTCGAGCTGGTCGCGGCAATCGCAACGCAAGGATCCGAGAGCGTCGCCGGTAAGACATTCGGAGTGGAGCCGCGTGAGCACCGCCGGCTTGCCGATGATATCCCCCCGGACTACCGCGATGTGCTCCTTGTGGTCCCGGTTGTTCCAGAACGCTACGATCCGGAAACGGCCGAAGCGGCTGGGAAGCTCGGCCACGGCCACGACTTTCACGCAAACCTTCATCGGGCCCACGCCGTCGCAATCGTGGTCGCGGTCTCTCTCCACCAGGTCTTCCAGCGTCAGGATTCGGCTCATTACCGGCCTCCCATCGGTTCACTTCACTCGGCGCCCGATACCGGTCCCGGCCGCGTCTTTCATGGCCTCGGAAGCACGTCGTATCGGCCCAACTAATTTAAACCTTCTCCATGTCGCGGGAAATTCCCTGCGGCCGACGGCTTTCTCCGCAACGCCCGGCCAGAGGCACGACCCGATGGTCGAATCCCTGAGAGCTTGCGGAAAAGTTCAGGATGCCGGAGCAGGCCGGAGGGA
This genomic window from Candidatus Polarisedimenticolia bacterium contains:
- the ribA gene encoding GTP cyclohydrolase II; this translates as MSRILTLEDLVERDRDHDCDGVGPMKVCVKVVAVAELPSRFGRFRIVAFWNNRDHKEHIAVVRGDIIGKPAVLTRLHSECLTGDALGSLRCDCRDQLEESMRTLGGEECGLLLYLRQEGRGIGLTNKIRAYSLQDAGLDTVEANQALGFRDDERDYAIAAHMIHSLSVGSVRLMTNNPRKVDGLTQHGVRVAGRVPLVMAPNTYNRFYLETKASRSGHYIDFDGKPHLPEQNEPALVKGMPSD